Proteins from a single region of Juglans microcarpa x Juglans regia isolate MS1-56 chromosome 5S, Jm3101_v1.0, whole genome shotgun sequence:
- the LOC121268084 gene encoding ribonuclease H2 subunit C — protein MMSEGSTIVYLTQREGGDDSELVDLSGKVHQLPCAIKYNGPCSVSNFFKPRSTGIEVEGLKVEEAYFRGRKLQGTTIPLSTGYCGFVLGKKNLVEKKASDMSDGNSNHWEVNAKFENVTYWNHDSLPSSDDALLRSFHWLTVAKALHKPVTAEDLVSASIALQKMD, from the exons ATGATGTCCGAAGGGAGCACAATAGTATATCTAACGCAAAGGGAAGGCGGAGACGACTCTGAGTTGGTGGATCTGAGCGGTAAGGTCCACCAGCTTCCTTGTGCCATCAAGTACAACGGACCTTGCTCTGTTTCCAACTTTTTCAAGCCCAGATCCACTG GGATTGAGGTTGAAGGCTTGAAGGTGGAGGAAGCTTATTTCAGAGGAAGGAAGTTGCAGGGAACAACGATTCCACTTTCAACAGGGTATTGCG GCTTTGTCCTAGGAAAGAAGAATCTTGTTGAGAAAAAAGCTTCTGACATGTCTGATGGGAACTCAAACCATTGGGAGGTGaatgcaaaatttgaaaatgtaacATATTGGAATCATGACAGCCTCCCTTCAAGTGACGATGCTTTATTGCGTTCTTTTCACTGGCTCACTGTTGCAAAAGCA CTACACAAGCCGGTGACAGCCGAAGATTTAGTTTCTGCATCCATTGCTCTGCAGAAGATGGACTGA
- the LOC121268082 gene encoding exocyst complex component EXO84C-like isoform X2 yields the protein MESSEEEEDFPSIERIVPQSKVDSLYQSHTEKGIRNLCCELLDLKDAVENLCGNMHTKYLAFLRIFEEAVEMEHELIELRKHISAQGILVQDLMTGVCHELEEWKQSIGDNHESHHDPEIPELQDPLPSEKDDGKIILLENVDVLLAEHKVEEALEALDAEERNSSELKDSGDTSTGEVSEFKSAFLIRKTMLEDQLVHIIEQPSSGVLEMKKAFSGLIKLGKGPLAHQLLLESYGLRLQKNIEVLLPSCCVCPKTFSATLSKLVFSIISMTTKESASIFGDDPIYNNKIVQWAEREIEYFVRLVKEKAPSSETVSALRAASICVQSSLNYCLMLESQGLKLSKLLLVVLRTYIEEVLELNFRRARRLLFNLVELDESLLFSPLFADSLSAFATSSESESSIIVDSGTRFMYIVEDILEQLTPLAIMHFGGSVLSRISQLFDKYMDALIKALPGPSDDDNLTELKETIPFRAETDSEQLAILTIAFTIFDELLPNAVMITWKRQNENSKPKNGPTENTVPSASTTIELKDWKRHLQHLFDKLRDHFCRQYVALFAKLQQLATLAGDVLPEKEKLQKILLARLTETVIIWLSDEQEFWAVFEDDSTPLQPLGLQQLILDMHFTVEIARYAGYPSRHVHQSASAIIAHAIRTFSARGIDPQSALPEDEWFVETAKLAINTLLSVAPGSDTSEVDQNHIILPDEIVTDSDDTASSLSTLESFESFASAIMGELDSPIFTDPES from the exons ATGGAGAgcagtgaagaagaagaagacttcCCCTCAATTGAAAGAATCGTCCCACAGTCGAAGGTCGATTCCCTTTACCAATCCCACACTGAGAAG GGGATAAGAAATCTTTGTTGTGAGCTCTTGGATTTAAAGGATGCCGTGGAGAACTTATGTGGCAATATGCACACAAAGTACTTAGCTTTCTTGAG GATATTTGAAGAGGCTGTTGAAATGGAACATGAATTAATTGAGCTGCGAAAGCATATTTCAGCTCAAGGGATCCTTGTGCAGGATTTAATGACTGGTGTATGCCATGAATTGGAAGAGTGGAAGCAATCTATTGGTGACAACCATGAATCTCATCATGACCCAGAAATTCCTGAACTCCAAGATCCCTTGCCAAGTGAAAAAGATGATGGGAAGATAATATTATTGGAGAATGTTGATGTTCTTTTGGCTGAACATAAAGTTGAAGAAGCATTAGAGGCTCTGGATGCTGAAGAGAGAAATTCTTCAGAGTTGAAAGACTCAGGGGATACTTCAACCGGTGAAGTGTCAGAGTTCAAATCtgcttttttgataagaaaaacaATGCTTGAAGATCAATTAGTTCATATTATTGAACAGCCTTCTTCTGGTGTTCTGGAAATGAAGAAGGCCTTTTCTGGATTGATAAAACTTGGAAAAGGTCCTTTGGCACATCAGTTACTGCTAGAATCTTATGGGTTACGCCTCCAAAAGAACATTGAGGTTCTTCTTCCCTCATGTTGTGTCTGTCCAAAAACATTTTCTGCTACATTATCTAAACTtgtattttctataatttcaatGACAACAAAGGAGTCTGCTTCAATATTTGGGGACGATCCTATTTATAATAACAAAATCGTTCAATGGGCTGAGAGGGAAATTGAATATTTTGTACGCTTGGTGAAAGAGAAAGCACCCTCTTCTGAGACAGTTTCTGCACTACGAGCTGCAAGCATTTGTGTTCAGTCTAGTCTCAACTACTGCTTAATGTTGGAATCACAAGGCCTGAAACTGTCAAAATTACTTTTGGTGGTTTTACGGACATACATTGAAGAAGTCCTAGAGTTGAATTTCAGACGGGCTAGAAGACTGCTCTTCAATTTGGTAGAACTTGATGAGAGCTTGCTATTCTCACCTCTCTTTGCAGATTCATTGTCTGCATTTGCAACATCATCAGAGTCAGAGAGCAGCATTATTGTTGATAGTGGAACGAGATTTATGTACATTGTTGAA GATATACTGGAACAGCTAACCCCCTTGGCCATTATGCATTTTGGAGGAAGTGTATTAAGTAGAATATCACAGCTGTTTGATAAATACATGGATGCTTTGATCAAAGCTCTACCAGGCCCCTCTGATGATGATAATCTTACAGAGCTGAAAGAAACTATACCCTTTAGAGCTGAAACAGATTCAGAACAACTCGCAATATTGACAATAGCATTCACCATTTTTGACGAACTATTACCAAATGCTGTAATGATTACTTGGAAGCGGCAAAATGAAAACAGCAAACCAAAAAATGGACCCACTGAAAACACTGTGCCTAGTGCAAGCACTACAATAGAATTAAAGGATTGGAAGCGCCATCTTCAGCACTTGTTTGACAAGCTGAGAGATCACTTTTGCCGGCAGTATGTT GCATTATTTGCTAAGCTTCAGCAGTTAGCAACTTTGGCTGGTGATGTGCTACCGGAAAAAGAGAAACTGCAGAAAATTTTGCTAGCCAGGCTAACAGAGACAGTTATAATATGGTTGTCTGATGAGCAAGAATTTTGGGCGGTGTTTGAGGATGATTCCACTCCCCTTCAACCACTTGGTTTGCAGCAG TTAATTCTTGATATGCACTTCACCGTTGAAATTGCACGTTATGCTGGTTACCCATCTCGTCATGTGCACCAGAGTGCATCAGCCATAATTGCTCATGCAATCAGGACCTTCTCTGCTAGGGGCATAGACCCACAAAG TGCACTCCCTGAGGACGAGTGGTTTGTTGAAACTGCTAAATTGGCAATAAACACACTGCTATCAGTAGCACCTGGGTCAGATACATCTGAAGTCGATCAAAATCACATAATTCTGCCTGATGAGATTGTTACAGATTCAGATGACACGGCTTCTTCCCTCTCAACGCTGGAATCGTTTGAGTCTTTTGCTTCTGCAATTATGGGTGAACTTGATAGCCCTATCTTCACTGATCCTGAAAGCTGa
- the LOC121268082 gene encoding exocyst complex component EXO84C-like isoform X1, translated as MESSEEEEDFPSIERIVPQSKVDSLYQSHTEKGIRNLCCELLDLKDAVENLCGNMHTKYLAFLRIFEEAVEMEHELIELRKHISAQGILVQDLMTGVCHELEEWKQSIGDNHESHHDPEIPELQDPLPSEKDDGKIILLENVDVLLAEHKVEEALEALDAEERNSSELKDSGDTSTGEVSEFKSAFLIRKTMLEDQLVHIIEQPSSGVLEMKKAFSGLIKLGKGPLAHQLLLESYGLRLQKNIEVLLPSCCVCPKTFSATLSKLVFSIISMTTKESASIFGDDPIYNNKIVQWAEREIEYFVRLVKEKAPSSETVSALRAASICVQSSLNYCLMLESQGLKLSKLLLVVLRTYIEEVLELNFRRARRLLFNLVELDESLLFSPLFADSLSAFATSSESESSIIVDSGTRFMYIVEDILEQLTPLAIMHFGGSVLSRISQLFDKYMDALIKALPGPSDDDNLTELKETIPFRAETDSEQLAILTIAFTIFDELLPNAVMITWKRQNENSKPKNGPTENTVPSASTTIELKDWKRHLQHLFDKLRDHFCRQYVVSFIYASEGKTRLNARFYLNTGEDLYWGSDPLPSLPFQALFAKLQQLATLAGDVLPEKEKLQKILLARLTETVIIWLSDEQEFWAVFEDDSTPLQPLGLQQLILDMHFTVEIARYAGYPSRHVHQSASAIIAHAIRTFSARGIDPQSALPEDEWFVETAKLAINTLLSVAPGSDTSEVDQNHIILPDEIVTDSDDTASSLSTLESFESFASAIMGELDSPIFTDPES; from the exons ATGGAGAgcagtgaagaagaagaagacttcCCCTCAATTGAAAGAATCGTCCCACAGTCGAAGGTCGATTCCCTTTACCAATCCCACACTGAGAAG GGGATAAGAAATCTTTGTTGTGAGCTCTTGGATTTAAAGGATGCCGTGGAGAACTTATGTGGCAATATGCACACAAAGTACTTAGCTTTCTTGAG GATATTTGAAGAGGCTGTTGAAATGGAACATGAATTAATTGAGCTGCGAAAGCATATTTCAGCTCAAGGGATCCTTGTGCAGGATTTAATGACTGGTGTATGCCATGAATTGGAAGAGTGGAAGCAATCTATTGGTGACAACCATGAATCTCATCATGACCCAGAAATTCCTGAACTCCAAGATCCCTTGCCAAGTGAAAAAGATGATGGGAAGATAATATTATTGGAGAATGTTGATGTTCTTTTGGCTGAACATAAAGTTGAAGAAGCATTAGAGGCTCTGGATGCTGAAGAGAGAAATTCTTCAGAGTTGAAAGACTCAGGGGATACTTCAACCGGTGAAGTGTCAGAGTTCAAATCtgcttttttgataagaaaaacaATGCTTGAAGATCAATTAGTTCATATTATTGAACAGCCTTCTTCTGGTGTTCTGGAAATGAAGAAGGCCTTTTCTGGATTGATAAAACTTGGAAAAGGTCCTTTGGCACATCAGTTACTGCTAGAATCTTATGGGTTACGCCTCCAAAAGAACATTGAGGTTCTTCTTCCCTCATGTTGTGTCTGTCCAAAAACATTTTCTGCTACATTATCTAAACTtgtattttctataatttcaatGACAACAAAGGAGTCTGCTTCAATATTTGGGGACGATCCTATTTATAATAACAAAATCGTTCAATGGGCTGAGAGGGAAATTGAATATTTTGTACGCTTGGTGAAAGAGAAAGCACCCTCTTCTGAGACAGTTTCTGCACTACGAGCTGCAAGCATTTGTGTTCAGTCTAGTCTCAACTACTGCTTAATGTTGGAATCACAAGGCCTGAAACTGTCAAAATTACTTTTGGTGGTTTTACGGACATACATTGAAGAAGTCCTAGAGTTGAATTTCAGACGGGCTAGAAGACTGCTCTTCAATTTGGTAGAACTTGATGAGAGCTTGCTATTCTCACCTCTCTTTGCAGATTCATTGTCTGCATTTGCAACATCATCAGAGTCAGAGAGCAGCATTATTGTTGATAGTGGAACGAGATTTATGTACATTGTTGAA GATATACTGGAACAGCTAACCCCCTTGGCCATTATGCATTTTGGAGGAAGTGTATTAAGTAGAATATCACAGCTGTTTGATAAATACATGGATGCTTTGATCAAAGCTCTACCAGGCCCCTCTGATGATGATAATCTTACAGAGCTGAAAGAAACTATACCCTTTAGAGCTGAAACAGATTCAGAACAACTCGCAATATTGACAATAGCATTCACCATTTTTGACGAACTATTACCAAATGCTGTAATGATTACTTGGAAGCGGCAAAATGAAAACAGCAAACCAAAAAATGGACCCACTGAAAACACTGTGCCTAGTGCAAGCACTACAATAGAATTAAAGGATTGGAAGCGCCATCTTCAGCACTTGTTTGACAAGCTGAGAGATCACTTTTGCCGGCAGTATGTTGTAAGTTTCATCTATGCAAGCGAAGGGAAAACACGATTAAATGCACGGTTTTACTTGAACACTGGAGAGGATCTGTATTGGGGTTCTGATCCTCTGCCTTCACTTCCATTTCAG GCATTATTTGCTAAGCTTCAGCAGTTAGCAACTTTGGCTGGTGATGTGCTACCGGAAAAAGAGAAACTGCAGAAAATTTTGCTAGCCAGGCTAACAGAGACAGTTATAATATGGTTGTCTGATGAGCAAGAATTTTGGGCGGTGTTTGAGGATGATTCCACTCCCCTTCAACCACTTGGTTTGCAGCAG TTAATTCTTGATATGCACTTCACCGTTGAAATTGCACGTTATGCTGGTTACCCATCTCGTCATGTGCACCAGAGTGCATCAGCCATAATTGCTCATGCAATCAGGACCTTCTCTGCTAGGGGCATAGACCCACAAAG TGCACTCCCTGAGGACGAGTGGTTTGTTGAAACTGCTAAATTGGCAATAAACACACTGCTATCAGTAGCACCTGGGTCAGATACATCTGAAGTCGATCAAAATCACATAATTCTGCCTGATGAGATTGTTACAGATTCAGATGACACGGCTTCTTCCCTCTCAACGCTGGAATCGTTTGAGTCTTTTGCTTCTGCAATTATGGGTGAACTTGATAGCCCTATCTTCACTGATCCTGAAAGCTGa